Proteins from one Plodia interpunctella isolate USDA-ARS_2022_Savannah chromosome 3, ilPloInte3.2, whole genome shotgun sequence genomic window:
- the Eip75B gene encoding ecdysone-inducible protein E75 isoform X3, which produces MTLVMSPDSSYGRYDAPTPTDNRMMSPVHKEREPELHIEFDGTTVLCRVCGDKASGFHYGVHSCEGCKGFFRRSIQQKIQYRPCTKNQQCSILRINRNRCQYCRLKKCIAVGMSRDAVRFGRVPKREKARILAAMQQSSTTRAHEALAAAELDDGPRLLARVVRAHLDTCEFTRERVAAMRKRARDCPTYSQPTLACPLNPAPELQSEKEFSQRFAHVIRGVIDFAGLIPGFQLLTQDDKFTLLKSGLFDALFVRLICMFDAPLNSIICLNGQLMKRDSIQSGANARFLVDSTFKFAERMNSMNLTDAEIGLFCAIVLITPDRPGLRNIELVERMHSRLKSCLQTVIAQNRSDRPGFLRELMDTLPDLRTLSTLHTEKLVVFRTEHKELLRQQMWGEEEGVSWADSGADESARSPIGSVSSSESGETTGDCGTPLLAATLAGRRRLDSRGSVDEEALGVAHLAHNGLTVTPVRPPPRYRKLDSPTDSGIESGNEKHERIVGPGSGCSSPRSSLEEHSEDRRPMAPADDMPVLKRVLQAPPLYDAGLLMDEAYKPHKKFRAMRRDTGEAEARPVRPTPSPQPPQHPHPASPVHPAHSPRPMRASLSSTHSVLAKSLMEGPRMTPEQLKRTDIIQQYMRRGETGAAEGCPLRAGGLLTCYRGASPAPQSVLALQVDVAEADAPQPLNLSKKSPSPSPPPPPPRSYMPPMLPA; this is translated from the exons GGCTTCTTTCGGCGCTCCATACAACAGAAGATCCAGTACAGACCCTGCACGAAAAATCAACAGTGCTCCATCCTTAGGATCAACAGAAATCGGTGTCAGTATTGCCGATTGAAAAAATGCATCGCTGTTGGCATGAGTAGAGATG CTGTCCGATTCGGACGCGTGCCAAAGCGCGAGAAAGCGCGTATCCTGGCTGCAATGCAGCAGTCGTCGACGACTCGCGCGCATGAGGCGCTGGCGGCCGCAGAGCTCGATGACGGGCCGCGGTTGCTGGCGCGGGTGGTGCGAGCGCACCTCGACACCTGCGAGTTCACCAGAGAGCGCGTCGCTGCCATGCGAAAGCGAGCTCGCGATTGTCCCACCTATTCACAACCAACTTTG GCGTGTCCATTAAATCCGGCGCCAGAGTTGCAGTCAGAAAAAGAATTTTCACAAAGATTTGCACACGTGATCCGTGGTGTGATCGACTTCGCCGGCCTCATTCCCGGCTTCCAACTGCTCACACAAGACGACAAATTCACGTTGCTCAAGAGTGGTCTCTTTGATGCACTATTCGTGCGACTCATATGCATGTTTGATGCGCCACTCAATAGCATAATCTGCTTAAATGGCCAGCTAATGAAGCGAGACTCCATCCAGAGTGGTGCCAACGCGAGGTTCCTTGTAGATTCAACTTTTAAATTTGCCGAACGCATGAATTCAATGAACTTAACAGATGCGGAAATCGGTTTATTCTGCGCTATCGTACTCATCACGCCAGACAGGCCGGGCTTGAGGAACATAGAACTAGTTGAGAGAATGCATTCGCGACTCAAGTCATGCCTACAGACTGTCATTGCGCAAAACAGGTCGGACAGACCTGGTTTCCTTCGGGAGTTGATGGATACTCTACCCGATCTACGGACGCTTAGTACACTCCATACAGAAAAATTGGTCGTGTTCCGCACTGAACACAAAGAGCTGTTACGGCAACAAATGTGGGGTGAAGAAGAAGGTGTTTCTTGGGCAGATTCTGGTGCTGATGAATCCGCACGTAGCCCTATCGGATCAGTATCTAGCAGCGAATCTGGAGAAACAACTGGTGATTGCGGCACTCCACTATTAGCGGCTACTTTAGCTGGCAGAAGGCGGCTCGACTCTCGAGGCTCCGTTGATGAAGAAGCACTAGGTGTGGCTCATCTCGCACATAACGGACTTACTGTCACACCCGTGCGGCCACCACCACGCTATCGCAAACTCGACTCTCCTACTGATTCCGGTATAGAGTCTGGCAATGAGAAGCATGAGAGGATAGTGGGCCCCGGCTCTGGGTGCTCTAGCCCACGGTCATCGCTCGAAGAACACTCTGAAGACaggcggccgatggcacctgCAGACGATATGCCCGTGCTCAAGCGTGTACTTCAAGCGCCACCTCTGTATGATGCTGGTTTATTAATGGACGAAGCTTACAAACCACACAAGAAGTTCCGCGCGATGCGACGTGACACTGGTGAAGCTGAAGCGCGGCCAGTAAGGCCGACGCCGTCGCCGCAGCCACCCCAGCATCCGCACCCCGCGAGTCCTGTGCACCCGGCTCATTCGCCAAGGCCGATGCGAGCTTCTTTGTCATCGACGCATTCTGTACTTGCTAAGAGTTTGATGGAGGGCCCACGGATGACCCCCGAGCAGCTGAAACGCACGGACATCATCCAGCAATATATGCGACGTGGAGAGACTGGTGCCGCAGAAGGATGCCCGCTGCGTGCCGGTGGTCTGTTGACCTGCTACCGTGGCGCGTCGCCCGCGCCACAGTCTGTGCTGGCCCTGCAGGTGGACGTAGCAGAGGCCGACGCTCCACAGCCACTGAACCTATCAAAGAAGTCGCCCTCTCCATCGCCGccaccgccgccgccgcgctccTACATGCCACCCATGTTACCGGCGTGA
- the Eip75B gene encoding ecdysone-inducible protein E75 isoform X4: MELKSDGYPPPPPPPINTTEFDGTTVLCRVCGDKASGFHYGVHSCEGCKGFFRRSIQQKIQYRPCTKNQQCSILRINRNRCQYCRLKKCIAVGMSRDAVRFGRVPKREKARILAAMQQSSTTRAHEALAAAELDDGPRLLARVVRAHLDTCEFTRERVAAMRKRARDCPTYSQPTLACPLNPAPELQSEKEFSQRFAHVIRGVIDFAGLIPGFQLLTQDDKFTLLKSGLFDALFVRLICMFDAPLNSIICLNGQLMKRDSIQSGANARFLVDSTFKFAERMNSMNLTDAEIGLFCAIVLITPDRPGLRNIELVERMHSRLKSCLQTVIAQNRSDRPGFLRELMDTLPDLRTLSTLHTEKLVVFRTEHKELLRQQMWGEEEGVSWADSGADESARSPIGSVSSSESGETTGDCGTPLLAATLAGRRRLDSRGSVDEEALGVAHLAHNGLTVTPVRPPPRYRKLDSPTDSGIESGNEKHERIVGPGSGCSSPRSSLEEHSEDRRPMAPADDMPVLKRVLQAPPLYDAGLLMDEAYKPHKKFRAMRRDTGEAEARPVRPTPSPQPPQHPHPASPVHPAHSPRPMRASLSSTHSVLAKSLMEGPRMTPEQLKRTDIIQQYMRRGETGAAEGCPLRAGGLLTCYRGASPAPQSVLALQVDVAEADAPQPLNLSKKSPSPSPPPPPPRSYMPPMLPA, from the exons GGCTTCTTTCGGCGCTCCATACAACAGAAGATCCAGTACAGACCCTGCACGAAAAATCAACAGTGCTCCATCCTTAGGATCAACAGAAATCGGTGTCAGTATTGCCGATTGAAAAAATGCATCGCTGTTGGCATGAGTAGAGATG CTGTCCGATTCGGACGCGTGCCAAAGCGCGAGAAAGCGCGTATCCTGGCTGCAATGCAGCAGTCGTCGACGACTCGCGCGCATGAGGCGCTGGCGGCCGCAGAGCTCGATGACGGGCCGCGGTTGCTGGCGCGGGTGGTGCGAGCGCACCTCGACACCTGCGAGTTCACCAGAGAGCGCGTCGCTGCCATGCGAAAGCGAGCTCGCGATTGTCCCACCTATTCACAACCAACTTTG GCGTGTCCATTAAATCCGGCGCCAGAGTTGCAGTCAGAAAAAGAATTTTCACAAAGATTTGCACACGTGATCCGTGGTGTGATCGACTTCGCCGGCCTCATTCCCGGCTTCCAACTGCTCACACAAGACGACAAATTCACGTTGCTCAAGAGTGGTCTCTTTGATGCACTATTCGTGCGACTCATATGCATGTTTGATGCGCCACTCAATAGCATAATCTGCTTAAATGGCCAGCTAATGAAGCGAGACTCCATCCAGAGTGGTGCCAACGCGAGGTTCCTTGTAGATTCAACTTTTAAATTTGCCGAACGCATGAATTCAATGAACTTAACAGATGCGGAAATCGGTTTATTCTGCGCTATCGTACTCATCACGCCAGACAGGCCGGGCTTGAGGAACATAGAACTAGTTGAGAGAATGCATTCGCGACTCAAGTCATGCCTACAGACTGTCATTGCGCAAAACAGGTCGGACAGACCTGGTTTCCTTCGGGAGTTGATGGATACTCTACCCGATCTACGGACGCTTAGTACACTCCATACAGAAAAATTGGTCGTGTTCCGCACTGAACACAAAGAGCTGTTACGGCAACAAATGTGGGGTGAAGAAGAAGGTGTTTCTTGGGCAGATTCTGGTGCTGATGAATCCGCACGTAGCCCTATCGGATCAGTATCTAGCAGCGAATCTGGAGAAACAACTGGTGATTGCGGCACTCCACTATTAGCGGCTACTTTAGCTGGCAGAAGGCGGCTCGACTCTCGAGGCTCCGTTGATGAAGAAGCACTAGGTGTGGCTCATCTCGCACATAACGGACTTACTGTCACACCCGTGCGGCCACCACCACGCTATCGCAAACTCGACTCTCCTACTGATTCCGGTATAGAGTCTGGCAATGAGAAGCATGAGAGGATAGTGGGCCCCGGCTCTGGGTGCTCTAGCCCACGGTCATCGCTCGAAGAACACTCTGAAGACaggcggccgatggcacctgCAGACGATATGCCCGTGCTCAAGCGTGTACTTCAAGCGCCACCTCTGTATGATGCTGGTTTATTAATGGACGAAGCTTACAAACCACACAAGAAGTTCCGCGCGATGCGACGTGACACTGGTGAAGCTGAAGCGCGGCCAGTAAGGCCGACGCCGTCGCCGCAGCCACCCCAGCATCCGCACCCCGCGAGTCCTGTGCACCCGGCTCATTCGCCAAGGCCGATGCGAGCTTCTTTGTCATCGACGCATTCTGTACTTGCTAAGAGTTTGATGGAGGGCCCACGGATGACCCCCGAGCAGCTGAAACGCACGGACATCATCCAGCAATATATGCGACGTGGAGAGACTGGTGCCGCAGAAGGATGCCCGCTGCGTGCCGGTGGTCTGTTGACCTGCTACCGTGGCGCGTCGCCCGCGCCACAGTCTGTGCTGGCCCTGCAGGTGGACGTAGCAGAGGCCGACGCTCCACAGCCACTGAACCTATCAAAGAAGTCGCCCTCTCCATCGCCGccaccgccgccgccgcgctccTACATGCCACCCATGTTACCGGCGTGA
- the Eip75B gene encoding ecdysone-inducible protein E75 isoform X5, producing MVSDMGEDLPILKGILNGVVKYHNAPVRFGRVPKREKARILAAMQQSSTTRAHEALAAAELDDGPRLLARVVRAHLDTCEFTRERVAAMRKRARDCPTYSQPTLACPLNPAPELQSEKEFSQRFAHVIRGVIDFAGLIPGFQLLTQDDKFTLLKSGLFDALFVRLICMFDAPLNSIICLNGQLMKRDSIQSGANARFLVDSTFKFAERMNSMNLTDAEIGLFCAIVLITPDRPGLRNIELVERMHSRLKSCLQTVIAQNRSDRPGFLRELMDTLPDLRTLSTLHTEKLVVFRTEHKELLRQQMWGEEEGVSWADSGADESARSPIGSVSSSESGETTGDCGTPLLAATLAGRRRLDSRGSVDEEALGVAHLAHNGLTVTPVRPPPRYRKLDSPTDSGIESGNEKHERIVGPGSGCSSPRSSLEEHSEDRRPMAPADDMPVLKRVLQAPPLYDAGLLMDEAYKPHKKFRAMRRDTGEAEARPVRPTPSPQPPQHPHPASPVHPAHSPRPMRASLSSTHSVLAKSLMEGPRMTPEQLKRTDIIQQYMRRGETGAAEGCPLRAGGLLTCYRGASPAPQSVLALQVDVAEADAPQPLNLSKKSPSPSPPPPPPRSYMPPMLPA from the exons ATGGTGTCAGACATGGGAGAAGATTTGCCAATTCTCAAAGGCATCCTCAACGGAGTCGTTAAATATCACAATGCTC CTGTCCGATTCGGACGCGTGCCAAAGCGCGAGAAAGCGCGTATCCTGGCTGCAATGCAGCAGTCGTCGACGACTCGCGCGCATGAGGCGCTGGCGGCCGCAGAGCTCGATGACGGGCCGCGGTTGCTGGCGCGGGTGGTGCGAGCGCACCTCGACACCTGCGAGTTCACCAGAGAGCGCGTCGCTGCCATGCGAAAGCGAGCTCGCGATTGTCCCACCTATTCACAACCAACTTTG GCGTGTCCATTAAATCCGGCGCCAGAGTTGCAGTCAGAAAAAGAATTTTCACAAAGATTTGCACACGTGATCCGTGGTGTGATCGACTTCGCCGGCCTCATTCCCGGCTTCCAACTGCTCACACAAGACGACAAATTCACGTTGCTCAAGAGTGGTCTCTTTGATGCACTATTCGTGCGACTCATATGCATGTTTGATGCGCCACTCAATAGCATAATCTGCTTAAATGGCCAGCTAATGAAGCGAGACTCCATCCAGAGTGGTGCCAACGCGAGGTTCCTTGTAGATTCAACTTTTAAATTTGCCGAACGCATGAATTCAATGAACTTAACAGATGCGGAAATCGGTTTATTCTGCGCTATCGTACTCATCACGCCAGACAGGCCGGGCTTGAGGAACATAGAACTAGTTGAGAGAATGCATTCGCGACTCAAGTCATGCCTACAGACTGTCATTGCGCAAAACAGGTCGGACAGACCTGGTTTCCTTCGGGAGTTGATGGATACTCTACCCGATCTACGGACGCTTAGTACACTCCATACAGAAAAATTGGTCGTGTTCCGCACTGAACACAAAGAGCTGTTACGGCAACAAATGTGGGGTGAAGAAGAAGGTGTTTCTTGGGCAGATTCTGGTGCTGATGAATCCGCACGTAGCCCTATCGGATCAGTATCTAGCAGCGAATCTGGAGAAACAACTGGTGATTGCGGCACTCCACTATTAGCGGCTACTTTAGCTGGCAGAAGGCGGCTCGACTCTCGAGGCTCCGTTGATGAAGAAGCACTAGGTGTGGCTCATCTCGCACATAACGGACTTACTGTCACACCCGTGCGGCCACCACCACGCTATCGCAAACTCGACTCTCCTACTGATTCCGGTATAGAGTCTGGCAATGAGAAGCATGAGAGGATAGTGGGCCCCGGCTCTGGGTGCTCTAGCCCACGGTCATCGCTCGAAGAACACTCTGAAGACaggcggccgatggcacctgCAGACGATATGCCCGTGCTCAAGCGTGTACTTCAAGCGCCACCTCTGTATGATGCTGGTTTATTAATGGACGAAGCTTACAAACCACACAAGAAGTTCCGCGCGATGCGACGTGACACTGGTGAAGCTGAAGCGCGGCCAGTAAGGCCGACGCCGTCGCCGCAGCCACCCCAGCATCCGCACCCCGCGAGTCCTGTGCACCCGGCTCATTCGCCAAGGCCGATGCGAGCTTCTTTGTCATCGACGCATTCTGTACTTGCTAAGAGTTTGATGGAGGGCCCACGGATGACCCCCGAGCAGCTGAAACGCACGGACATCATCCAGCAATATATGCGACGTGGAGAGACTGGTGCCGCAGAAGGATGCCCGCTGCGTGCCGGTGGTCTGTTGACCTGCTACCGTGGCGCGTCGCCCGCGCCACAGTCTGTGCTGGCCCTGCAGGTGGACGTAGCAGAGGCCGACGCTCCACAGCCACTGAACCTATCAAAGAAGTCGCCCTCTCCATCGCCGccaccgccgccgccgcgctccTACATGCCACCCATGTTACCGGCGTGA